A stretch of Mycobacterium sp. ITM-2016-00316 DNA encodes these proteins:
- the otsB gene encoding trehalose-phosphatase encodes MLDPDLQRALAAAASTPRLLVTSDFDGTLAPIVNNPADARPLPAAAAALEALAALPDTVAALISGRALGVLRELSGMSGAVQAVGSHGAEFETGGLERSDSGNVSGFAHEIDTALLGRIIDELNAIAAGRPGVTVETKPASVALHVRNASDSDAAAALALATAAAESWDAHTTAGKAVLEFAVIVTDKGEAIDILRNRCAATAVVFLGDDVTDEKAFRRMRDGDVGIKIGPGDTLAGHRVDSPADVAAVLQYLADARLPDQQD; translated from the coding sequence GTGCTTGACCCCGATCTGCAGCGCGCCCTCGCCGCCGCTGCGTCCACCCCGCGCCTGCTGGTCACCTCCGATTTCGACGGCACCCTCGCGCCGATCGTGAACAACCCCGCCGATGCCCGGCCGCTGCCGGCGGCCGCGGCCGCGCTCGAAGCACTGGCCGCCCTGCCCGATACCGTCGCGGCCCTGATCTCCGGGCGGGCGCTGGGCGTGTTGCGCGAGCTGTCCGGAATGTCGGGCGCGGTGCAGGCGGTCGGTAGCCACGGCGCGGAATTCGAGACCGGCGGGCTGGAGCGCAGCGACTCGGGGAATGTGTCCGGTTTCGCCCACGAGATCGACACCGCACTGCTGGGCCGAATCATCGATGAGCTCAACGCCATTGCCGCGGGCCGTCCCGGGGTGACCGTCGAGACCAAACCCGCCAGCGTGGCGCTGCACGTGCGCAACGCGTCGGACTCCGACGCTGCGGCCGCCCTGGCCCTGGCCACCGCGGCCGCCGAGTCCTGGGACGCCCACACCACCGCAGGAAAGGCGGTGCTGGAGTTCGCGGTGATCGTGACCGACAAGGGCGAAGCCATCGACATCCTGCGGAACCGTTGTGCGGCAACGGCAGTGGTCTTCCTCGGCGATGACGTCACCGACGAGAAGGCCTTCCGGCGGATGCGCGACGGCGATGTCGGCATCAAGATCGGGCCCGGCGACACCCTGGCCGGTCACCGGGTCGACAGCCCCGCCGATGTGGCGGCGGTGCTGCAGTACCTGGCCGATGCCCGATTGCCAGATCAGCAAGATTGA
- a CDS encoding bifunctional 2-polyprenyl-6-hydroxyphenol methylase/3-demethylubiquinol 3-O-methyltransferase UbiG codes for MTETPTHALFDEWDERYNSFLDQLPELRPNPVVITEITGRPTGSALDIGCGMGADAVWLAGQGWDVTALDVSQVALDRAAAAADQAGVTVTWMRSRLEDLDVPEGGYDLVTAHYPALLHSPGRDAERALLAAVAPGGLLLVVHHADIDVELAKSHGFDPAVYLLHDDVVALLGTDWEVTVDRRRLRDVPAGPDGQHTHDDVVLARRTR; via the coding sequence ATGACCGAGACGCCGACACACGCCCTGTTCGACGAGTGGGACGAGCGCTACAACTCCTTCCTGGACCAGCTACCGGAACTGCGCCCCAACCCCGTCGTCATCACCGAGATCACCGGCCGCCCAACGGGTTCGGCACTCGATATCGGTTGCGGCATGGGCGCCGACGCGGTGTGGCTGGCCGGCCAGGGCTGGGATGTCACCGCCCTCGACGTCTCCCAGGTGGCCCTGGACCGGGCCGCCGCGGCCGCGGATCAGGCGGGGGTCACGGTGACCTGGATGCGGTCCCGACTGGAGGACCTGGACGTGCCCGAAGGCGGTTACGACCTCGTCACCGCGCACTACCCGGCGCTGCTGCACTCCCCGGGGCGAGACGCCGAGCGGGCACTGCTGGCCGCCGTCGCGCCGGGTGGTCTGCTGCTGGTGGTGCACCATGCCGATATCGACGTCGAGCTGGCCAAATCGCACGGATTCGATCCGGCGGTCTATCTGTTGCACGACGATGTGGTCGCCCTGCTGGGCACGGACTGGGAGGTCACCGTCGACCGTCGACGCCTACGGGACGTGCCTGCCGGCCCGGACGGGCAGCACACCCACGATGACGTGGTGCTGGCCCGGCGCACGCGCTAG
- a CDS encoding LacI family DNA-binding transcriptional regulator, whose product MSRSPAPRRRATLASLAAELNVSRTTISNAYNRPDQLSADLRERVLAAAKDLGYPGPDPVARSLRTRKAGAVGLMITEPLNYAFSDPAALDFVAGLAESCEEAGQGLLLVAAGPNRSVDDGSAAVLSAGVDGFVVYSASDDDPYLPVLLQRQLPMVVVDQPGDVPGASRVCIDDRAAMRELAEHVVGLGHREIGLLTMRLGREWPHASAKPMVADPQRLNSPHFHVQRERVHGVYDAMRAAGLDPASVTVVESYEHLPQSGGAAAEVALAANPRITALMCTADVLAVSAMDYLRAHGIFVPGQLTVTGFDGVPEALARGLTTVIQPSMEKGRRAGDLLHNPPRSGLPVVEVLATEVVRGRTSGPPA is encoded by the coding sequence ATGTCCAGAAGTCCGGCGCCGCGCAGGCGCGCGACGCTGGCATCGTTGGCTGCCGAACTCAACGTTTCCCGCACCACCATCTCCAATGCCTACAACCGGCCGGATCAGTTGTCGGCCGATCTGCGTGAGCGGGTGCTCGCCGCGGCAAAGGATTTGGGATACCCGGGCCCGGACCCGGTGGCGCGTTCGCTGCGCACCCGTAAGGCCGGCGCGGTGGGCCTGATGATCACCGAGCCGCTGAACTATGCGTTCAGCGATCCGGCGGCCCTGGATTTTGTTGCCGGACTTGCCGAATCGTGCGAGGAGGCCGGGCAGGGTCTGCTGCTGGTCGCGGCCGGTCCCAACCGCAGCGTCGATGACGGGTCGGCGGCCGTGCTCTCGGCGGGTGTCGACGGATTCGTGGTCTACTCGGCCTCCGATGACGACCCCTACCTGCCGGTTCTGCTGCAGCGCCAGCTGCCGATGGTGGTCGTCGATCAACCCGGGGATGTCCCCGGTGCATCGCGGGTCTGCATCGATGATCGCGCGGCGATGCGCGAGCTGGCTGAACACGTTGTGGGACTTGGCCATCGTGAGATCGGCCTGCTGACGATGCGGCTGGGGCGGGAATGGCCGCATGCGAGCGCCAAGCCGATGGTCGCTGACCCGCAGCGACTGAACTCACCGCATTTCCATGTCCAGCGCGAGCGGGTGCACGGTGTGTACGACGCGATGAGAGCGGCCGGACTGGATCCGGCATCGGTGACCGTGGTGGAGAGCTACGAACATCTGCCGCAGTCCGGTGGTGCGGCTGCGGAGGTGGCACTGGCCGCCAATCCGCGCATCACCGCGCTGATGTGCACCGCTGACGTGCTGGCAGTCTCGGCCATGGACTATTTACGCGCGCACGGCATCTTCGTGCCGGGCCAGCTCACGGTGACCGGTTTCGACGGCGTGCCCGAGGCGCTGGCGCGCGGCTTGACGACGGTCATCCAGCCGAGCATGGAGAAGGGCCGGCGCGCGGGCGATCTGCTGCACAACCCGCCGCGCTCGGGTCTGCCGGTCGTCGAGGTGCTCGCCACCGAGGTCGTACGGGGGCGGACCTCCGGTCCACCGGCCTAG
- a CDS encoding metal ABC transporter permease produces MPGGTAQVYLALGYQENWWQILTSAFMRNALIGGTLVALAAGLIGYFIIVRNTAFAAHALAHIGLPGATGAALLGLPVVLGLGVFCIGGALVIGAMGKRAGDREVTTGTVLALATGFGLFFNSLATKNSSTLTNVLFGNLLAITHQQLLTFTALLLVIAATVAIVYRPLLFASVNAQVAEAKGVPVRALSIVFMALLGLSVTMAVQAVGTLLLFALVVTPAATAIMLTARPLAAMAISTVISLLSVWAGLAVSAVFNMPPSFVIVTIACAIWLAVWSGNRIGAVVR; encoded by the coding sequence ATGCCGGGCGGCACCGCGCAGGTTTATCTCGCGCTCGGCTATCAGGAGAACTGGTGGCAGATCCTGACCTCGGCGTTCATGCGCAACGCCTTGATCGGCGGCACCCTGGTCGCCCTGGCTGCCGGGCTGATCGGCTATTTCATCATCGTGCGCAACACCGCGTTCGCCGCGCACGCGCTGGCCCACATCGGCCTGCCGGGGGCAACCGGTGCGGCGCTGCTCGGCCTTCCGGTGGTGCTCGGGCTGGGCGTGTTCTGTATCGGCGGAGCGCTGGTGATCGGGGCGATGGGCAAGCGCGCCGGTGACCGCGAGGTCACCACCGGCACCGTGTTGGCGCTGGCGACCGGGTTCGGGCTGTTCTTCAACTCGCTGGCCACCAAGAACTCGTCGACGCTGACCAACGTGCTGTTCGGAAATCTGCTGGCGATCACCCATCAACAGCTGCTGACCTTCACCGCACTGCTGTTGGTGATCGCCGCAACCGTCGCAATCGTGTACCGCCCCTTGCTGTTCGCCTCGGTCAACGCTCAGGTCGCCGAGGCCAAGGGCGTGCCGGTGCGGGCCCTGTCCATCGTCTTCATGGCACTGCTCGGACTTTCCGTCACGATGGCCGTGCAGGCCGTCGGTACCCTGCTGCTGTTCGCTCTCGTCGTCACGCCGGCCGCGACCGCGATCATGCTGACCGCGCGACCGCTGGCCGCGATGGCGATCTCGACGGTGATCAGCTTGCTCTCGGTGTGGGCGGGCCTGGCGGTGTCGGCGGTTTTCAACATGCCGCCGAGCTTCGTCATCGTGACCATTGCGTGCGCCATCTGGCTCGCGGTGTGGTCGGGTAACCGGATCGGTGCCGTCGTCCGCTAG
- a CDS encoding metal ABC transporter ATP-binding protein, with amino-acid sequence MSDNALVFEDVSVVRGGRLIWSEGTFAIPAGGIVAVIGSNGSGKSTLLQVVLGLLPVASGSVQVLGGRPGANNDAIGYVPQDYVAGAGEAIRARDAVMLGLTGRRWGVHRDTAADRARVTEALQAVEAVEFADRRVSELSGGQRQRIALANALVSHPRLLILDEPLAALDLRNQHEIVQLLSRLNSQYDVTILVVAHDLNPLLSVLDSAVYLLDGHAHHAAIDQVVDADLLTHLYGTKVQVANTLQGQLYMRSG; translated from the coding sequence GTGTCAGATAACGCGCTTGTCTTCGAGGATGTCAGCGTCGTCCGTGGCGGCCGGCTGATCTGGTCGGAAGGCACCTTCGCGATCCCCGCCGGCGGCATCGTGGCTGTGATCGGATCCAACGGCTCGGGCAAGTCGACGCTGCTGCAGGTGGTCCTCGGCCTGCTGCCGGTGGCATCCGGATCGGTGCAGGTGCTCGGCGGGCGGCCCGGGGCGAACAACGATGCCATCGGGTATGTGCCGCAGGACTACGTGGCCGGTGCCGGCGAGGCGATCCGGGCGCGTGACGCCGTGATGCTCGGGCTCACCGGCCGCCGGTGGGGGGTGCACCGTGACACCGCGGCCGACCGGGCCCGGGTCACCGAGGCGTTGCAGGCCGTCGAGGCCGTCGAGTTCGCCGACCGGCGGGTGTCCGAGCTGTCCGGCGGCCAGCGTCAACGCATCGCCCTGGCCAATGCCCTGGTGTCCCATCCGCGGCTGCTCATCCTCGACGAGCCGCTGGCCGCGCTCGACCTGCGCAACCAGCACGAGATCGTCCAGCTGCTCTCCCGGCTGAACTCCCAATACGACGTGACCATTCTCGTTGTCGCCCATGATCTGAACCCGCTGCTGTCGGTCCTGGACAGTGCGGTGTACCTGCTCGACGGGCACGCCCACCACGCCGCCATCGATCAGGTGGTCGACGCGGACCTGCTGACCCACCTCTACGGCACCAAGGTCCAGGTCGCCAATACCCTGCAGGGCCAGCTGTACATGAGGAGCGGGTAG
- a CDS encoding metal ABC transporter solute-binding protein, Zn/Mn family, with protein MQTVIVIGVITFVSSRALAAGLLLAVPFALSACGTSDEPAPASTAAQAGDCPTEPVEVVVSVDQWGKIVSALAGSCANVTTVLSGSSVDPHDFEPTPSDAAAFEGAQLVVINGGHYDEWAAKLAESTAPDAPVVDAMTILAGDHEGHDHEVHEEPGHEEPGHEEPGHEEPGHEGHGDGANPHAWYSPIAVTDVATAVTAELTELAPAAGEYFSARNTEFTAALQPYRDLIAEIKAGATGKSYAATESLFDDMAAEVGLANRTPPGYQVAASNESDPSPADLDAFLRLLSDRGVDVLIYNTQTEGSVPQQLRAAAESAGVPVVDVTETVAPGAPTFEAWQVDQLTALAEALGVR; from the coding sequence ATGCAAACGGTTATCGTTATCGGCGTGATCACATTTGTGTCGTCCCGCGCGTTGGCCGCGGGCCTGCTCCTGGCCGTTCCGTTCGCTCTCAGCGCCTGCGGGACGAGCGATGAACCGGCTCCGGCGTCGACCGCGGCCCAGGCCGGGGACTGCCCGACCGAGCCCGTCGAGGTCGTGGTCAGCGTCGACCAATGGGGCAAGATCGTGTCGGCACTGGCCGGGTCGTGTGCCAATGTGACCACGGTGCTGTCCGGCTCCTCGGTCGACCCGCACGATTTCGAACCGACTCCCTCGGATGCGGCGGCCTTCGAGGGTGCCCAGCTGGTCGTGATCAACGGCGGCCACTATGACGAATGGGCCGCCAAGCTCGCCGAGAGCACCGCCCCGGATGCGCCGGTCGTCGATGCGATGACGATCCTCGCCGGCGATCACGAGGGCCACGATCACGAGGTGCACGAGGAGCCCGGTCACGAGGAGCCCGGTCACGAGGAGCCTGGTCACGAGGAGCCTGGTCACGAAGGGCACGGTGACGGTGCCAACCCGCACGCCTGGTACAGCCCGATCGCGGTCACCGATGTCGCCACTGCGGTGACCGCCGAACTCACCGAACTCGCCCCGGCCGCAGGCGAATACTTCAGCGCCCGCAACACCGAGTTCACTGCGGCGTTGCAGCCGTACCGCGATCTCATCGCCGAGATCAAGGCCGGCGCCACCGGCAAGAGCTACGCCGCCACCGAGAGCCTGTTCGACGATATGGCCGCCGAAGTCGGGCTGGCCAACCGCACCCCGCCGGGCTACCAGGTCGCTGCGTCGAACGAGTCCGATCCCTCGCCGGCCGACCTCGACGCCTTCCTGCGGCTGCTGTCGGATCGCGGCGTCGACGTGCTGATCTACAACACCCAGACCGAGGGCTCGGTGCCCCAACAGCTGCGCGCCGCCGCCGAGTCCGCCGGGGTTCCGGTGGTCGATGTGACCGAAACGGTAGCGCCGGGCGCGCCGACGTTCGAGGCTTGGCAGGTGGATCAACTCACCGCCCTTGCCGAGGCGCTCGGTGTCAGATAA
- a CDS encoding GTP-binding protein, producing MTAPTLLPVTVLSGFLGAGKTTLLNHILTNREGRRVAVIVNDMSEINIDAALIAGQGHLERDDSPGRYAPALRTEEKLVELTNGCICCTLREDLVEAVGTLARQNRFDQLVIESTGISEPMPVAATFEWEFEDGFQLGQLATLDTMVTVVDASTFLSEIARGESLAERDLSAGEGDARSIADLLTDQVEFADVLLLNKTDLVSPAQLDTVETLLRRLNPTAKLIRTDHGAVEIGEVLGTGLFDPIAAAQSPGWDEEIADGHTPETEEYGISSMTFRSDRPFHPQRLADALAQTTRVLRSKGFCWIASRPTIAAIWSQAGPNLVIEPAQYWSNTEITPGQEIVFIGVKLDRDKVHRLLDEAILTDDEVAEGEQAWLAYSDPLPAWGVTQQHSH from the coding sequence ATGACAGCCCCCACCCTGCTTCCCGTCACCGTCCTGTCCGGCTTTCTCGGAGCCGGCAAGACCACATTGCTGAACCACATCCTCACCAACCGCGAGGGCCGCCGCGTCGCGGTCATCGTCAACGATATGAGCGAGATCAACATCGACGCCGCCCTGATCGCCGGACAGGGGCACCTGGAACGGGATGATTCCCCGGGTCGCTACGCTCCTGCCCTCCGAACCGAAGAGAAGCTCGTCGAACTGACCAATGGCTGCATCTGCTGCACCCTGCGCGAGGACCTGGTCGAGGCCGTCGGCACGCTGGCCCGACAGAACCGCTTCGATCAGCTGGTCATCGAGTCGACGGGTATCTCCGAGCCGATGCCGGTGGCGGCCACCTTCGAGTGGGAGTTCGAGGACGGCTTCCAGCTGGGACAGCTCGCCACATTGGACACGATGGTGACCGTCGTCGACGCTTCCACCTTCCTGTCCGAGATCGCCAGAGGTGAATCCCTTGCCGAGCGGGACCTTTCCGCGGGTGAGGGCGACGCACGCAGCATCGCCGACCTGCTCACCGACCAGGTCGAGTTCGCGGATGTGTTGCTGCTCAACAAGACCGATCTGGTGAGCCCGGCACAACTCGACACGGTCGAAACCCTGTTGCGCCGGCTCAACCCCACCGCCAAGCTCATCAGGACCGATCACGGTGCCGTCGAGATCGGCGAGGTGCTGGGCACCGGACTCTTCGACCCGATCGCCGCGGCGCAGTCCCCCGGCTGGGACGAGGAGATTGCCGACGGGCACACACCGGAGACCGAGGAGTACGGCATCAGCTCGATGACCTTCCGGTCCGACCGGCCTTTCCACCCCCAGCGTCTGGCCGACGCGCTCGCCCAGACCACCAGAGTGCTGCGCAGCAAGGGATTCTGCTGGATCGCCAGCCGCCCCACGATCGCCGCCATCTGGTCACAGGCCGGGCCGAACCTGGTGATCGAACCGGCCCAGTACTGGTCGAACACCGAGATCACCCCCGGCCAGGAGATCGTCTTCATCGGCGTGAAACTGGACCGCGACAAGGTCCATCGCCTCTTGGACGAGGCGATTTTGACCGACGACGAAGTCGCCGAGGGGGAACAGGCCTGGCTGGCCTACTCCGACCCGCTCCCCGCCTGGGGTGTGACCCAACAACATTCACACTGA
- the aztD gene encoding zinc metallochaperone AztD, with product MSNPRWLYRAGAATFTAAALAACSSGTDSADSTGTSETSGTASAAPSAPIVEPLVTTYDGGLYVLDGETLEVKQDIPLDGFLRINPAGDHGHLLITTSDGWRILDAAGGTLTDDTFPGAEAGHVTPHGENTVLFADGTGEITAFDPHALEAGGMPETRNWKTPEPHHGVAVILTDGTLVHSLGNPDTRVGAVALEGGEREIARNEECPGVHGETVAADEVVVIGCENGVLTYANGEFTKIASPTPYGRIGNTRGHEDSPVVLGDMKVDADAEMERPNQFSLIDTTTDQLKLVPLPEGVSYWFRSLGRGPQAEALILGTDGKLHVFDPVTGDLVTSIEVTGPWTEPDDWQQPAPAVFTREDAVYVSDPATKQIHLVDLAAGTVTESVTLEQTPNELSGAVGHDDH from the coding sequence ATGTCCAATCCGCGGTGGTTGTACCGTGCCGGAGCCGCGACGTTCACGGCGGCGGCGCTGGCAGCATGTTCGTCGGGCACCGACAGTGCAGACAGCACGGGCACTTCCGAGACCTCGGGTACCGCCTCGGCGGCGCCGAGCGCGCCGATCGTCGAGCCGTTGGTGACCACCTACGACGGCGGACTGTATGTCCTCGACGGTGAGACCTTGGAGGTCAAGCAGGATATTCCGCTCGACGGTTTCCTGCGGATCAATCCCGCCGGTGATCACGGCCACCTCCTGATCACCACCAGCGATGGCTGGCGCATTCTGGACGCCGCCGGTGGCACGCTGACCGACGACACGTTCCCGGGTGCCGAGGCGGGCCACGTCACCCCGCACGGCGAGAACACCGTGCTGTTCGCCGACGGCACCGGCGAGATCACCGCCTTCGATCCGCACGCGCTGGAAGCCGGCGGCATGCCCGAGACCCGGAACTGGAAGACCCCCGAACCGCATCACGGTGTTGCGGTGATCCTTACCGACGGCACACTTGTCCACTCGCTCGGCAACCCGGACACCCGGGTCGGGGCCGTGGCGCTCGAAGGAGGTGAGCGTGAGATCGCCCGCAACGAGGAATGCCCGGGCGTGCACGGCGAGACGGTTGCCGCCGATGAGGTCGTCGTCATCGGCTGCGAGAACGGTGTCCTCACCTACGCGAACGGTGAATTCACCAAGATCGCCAGCCCGACCCCGTACGGCCGGATCGGCAACACCCGCGGACATGAGGACTCCCCCGTGGTGCTCGGCGATATGAAGGTCGACGCCGATGCCGAGATGGAGCGGCCCAACCAGTTCTCGCTCATCGACACCACCACCGACCAGCTGAAGTTGGTGCCACTTCCCGAGGGTGTGAGCTACTGGTTCCGTTCGCTGGGGCGCGGACCTCAGGCCGAGGCGCTCATCTTGGGGACCGACGGCAAGCTGCACGTCTTCGATCCGGTCACCGGCGACCTGGTCACGTCGATCGAGGTGACCGGGCCGTGGACCGAACCTGATGACTGGCAGCAGCCGGCCCCGGCGGTGTTCACCCGTGAGGACGCGGTATATGTGAGCGACCCGGCGACCAAACAGATTCATCTGGTGGATCTGGCCGCTGGCACCGTGACCGAATCGGTGACGTTGGAACAGACACCGAATGAACTCAGTGGCGCGGTCGGCCACGACGACCACTGA
- the aztC gene encoding zinc ABC transporter substrate-binding protein AztC produces the protein MTRRALALLAALISVLATACGGGSGSSGEIVVTTNILGDVVRNIVGDAAAVRVLMQPNADPHSFGVSAQDAAAMNSAGLIVYNGLGLEENVTRNVESAASHGVSTLAIGDRIDPIQYAEGDSAGMPDPHFWTDPERMITAVDVIEEAIVRDVAGVDVDAVARNAENYRAQLRQLDDTMSQGFATLPTERRKLVTNHHVLGYLAQRFDFEVIGAVVPSGTTLAAPSASDLQSLVGAIQSARVPAIFVDSSQPEKLARVLAQDAGVQVQIVPLYSESLSPPGSQADTYLDMMRANTDAIITGLR, from the coding sequence GTGACACGGCGGGCCCTGGCACTACTCGCGGCTCTGATCAGCGTCCTGGCCACGGCCTGCGGTGGCGGGTCCGGCAGCAGTGGCGAGATCGTGGTGACCACGAACATTCTCGGCGACGTCGTCCGCAACATCGTCGGGGACGCCGCCGCGGTCCGGGTTCTGATGCAACCCAACGCCGATCCACACTCGTTCGGAGTCTCGGCGCAGGACGCCGCCGCGATGAACAGCGCCGGCCTCATCGTCTACAACGGTCTCGGACTCGAAGAGAACGTCACCCGAAATGTCGAAAGTGCTGCCTCGCATGGCGTGTCGACGCTCGCGATCGGCGATCGCATCGACCCGATCCAGTACGCCGAGGGCGACAGCGCGGGCATGCCGGACCCGCACTTCTGGACCGATCCGGAACGGATGATCACCGCCGTCGATGTCATCGAGGAGGCGATCGTGCGCGATGTCGCCGGTGTCGACGTCGACGCCGTCGCCCGCAACGCCGAGAACTATCGCGCACAACTGCGCCAGCTCGACGACACGATGAGCCAGGGTTTCGCAACGCTCCCGACGGAGCGGCGCAAGCTGGTGACCAACCATCATGTGCTGGGATATCTGGCGCAGCGCTTTGATTTCGAGGTGATCGGTGCCGTGGTGCCCAGTGGCACCACACTGGCCGCCCCGAGTGCATCCGACCTGCAGTCGCTGGTCGGCGCGATCCAATCCGCCCGGGTGCCCGCCATCTTCGTCGACTCGTCGCAGCCGGAAAAGCTGGCGCGGGTCTTGGCACAGGATGCCGGCGTACAAGTGCAGATCGTGCCGCTCTACAGCGAATCCCTCAGTCCGCCAGGCTCGCAGGCCGACACCTATCTCGACATGATGCGCGCCAACACCGACGCCATCATCACCGGACTGCGATAA
- the aztB gene encoding zinc ABC transporter permease AztB: protein MTHWLIDPFQADMVLRALVAGVIAACLCSLVGCWVVLRRSVFLGEAMTHGMLPGVAVAALLGVSLMAGGLVAALVMAFGVASIGRSSKLASDTSIGLLLVGMLALGVVVVSRSQSFAVDLTGFLFGDVFAVRTNDLVILAAALLLTVVAVIAGHRAFVAVTFDPRKAVTLGLRPNLAVPALTVLMAVAMVASFHVVGTLLVLGLLVAPPAAALMWARSIPRVMLLSAVIGSAAVYLGLLISWYAGTAGGATIAGVAVLLFFASAALALLRNRWKPVAVVAATAVVAVGCSSTQAPPAPPESSSASTGDGVDIEDGAREIDGALTKLVLVDPATGATSVYEAVDEIETQIGSYGAVSALYGDGRFGYLRAGERTVIVDAGAWTFDHGEHYHYFASDAAEVATLDLPVAAVAASNSTVAVRSEAGAVDLFDREMLGTKVIETPEGLTVPPDTATVVPYGSRIVTVSNGGRLQVTGDAGTTELDAECAGPTWARATRKAVVFGCQNGAVRVTGGEKDLTVTAMPYPADAPAQHPAQMEHRDRSDVFAGVAEGTVWVLDSRQRAWTPIRVPDAVATNTAGDGTVLVLRRDGTLSAFDVNTRAETARIPLISGGVPAGGPQPVVDLDSDRAYVNNAAAKEVYEIDYADGLRIARTLRTEVTPGLMVEAGR, encoded by the coding sequence ATGACGCACTGGCTGATTGACCCGTTCCAGGCCGACATGGTCCTTCGGGCACTGGTGGCCGGTGTGATCGCCGCCTGCCTGTGCTCTCTGGTGGGGTGCTGGGTTGTGCTGCGCCGCAGCGTGTTTCTGGGCGAGGCGATGACGCACGGCATGCTGCCCGGGGTCGCCGTCGCGGCGCTGCTGGGGGTGAGCCTGATGGCCGGCGGGCTGGTGGCGGCGCTGGTCATGGCGTTCGGGGTCGCCTCAATAGGGCGTTCCTCGAAGCTGGCCTCGGATACCAGCATCGGTCTGCTGCTGGTCGGCATGCTTGCCCTCGGCGTCGTCGTGGTGTCGCGGTCACAGAGCTTCGCGGTGGACCTCACCGGCTTCCTGTTCGGAGACGTCTTCGCGGTGCGCACGAATGATCTCGTCATCCTCGCGGCGGCACTGCTGCTGACCGTTGTCGCCGTCATCGCCGGCCACCGGGCTTTCGTGGCGGTGACGTTCGATCCGCGCAAGGCCGTCACCCTGGGACTGCGCCCGAATTTGGCCGTTCCCGCGCTGACCGTGCTCATGGCGGTGGCCATGGTCGCCTCTTTCCACGTCGTCGGCACGCTTCTGGTGCTCGGATTGCTCGTCGCGCCGCCGGCTGCCGCGCTCATGTGGGCACGCTCCATCCCCCGGGTGATGCTGTTGTCCGCGGTGATCGGCAGTGCCGCGGTCTATCTCGGGCTGCTGATCTCCTGGTACGCCGGCACAGCGGGCGGGGCGACCATCGCCGGTGTGGCGGTGCTGCTGTTCTTCGCCTCGGCCGCGCTGGCATTGCTGCGCAACCGCTGGAAGCCGGTCGCGGTTGTCGCCGCCACGGCGGTCGTCGCGGTGGGGTGTTCCAGCACGCAAGCGCCCCCGGCGCCGCCGGAGAGCTCATCGGCCTCCACCGGCGACGGGGTGGACATCGAGGACGGCGCCCGTGAAATCGACGGTGCGCTGACCAAGCTGGTGCTGGTCGACCCGGCCACCGGAGCGACGTCGGTGTATGAGGCCGTGGACGAGATCGAGACCCAGATCGGTTCCTACGGAGCGGTTTCTGCGCTCTACGGCGACGGTCGGTTCGGTTATTTGCGGGCCGGGGAGCGGACGGTCATCGTGGATGCCGGCGCGTGGACCTTCGACCATGGCGAGCACTACCACTACTTCGCCAGCGACGCGGCCGAGGTGGCGACCCTCGATCTCCCGGTCGCGGCGGTGGCCGCAAGCAACTCCACGGTGGCGGTCCGGTCCGAGGCCGGTGCGGTGGACCTCTTCGATCGGGAAATGCTCGGCACCAAGGTGATCGAGACCCCGGAGGGCCTGACGGTCCCACCGGACACCGCGACCGTGGTGCCCTATGGCAGCAGGATCGTCACCGTGAGCAACGGTGGTCGGCTCCAGGTCACCGGTGACGCCGGTACGACCGAACTCGATGCTGAATGTGCCGGCCCGACCTGGGCCAGGGCGACCCGCAAGGCTGTCGTGTTCGGCTGTCAGAACGGCGCGGTCCGGGTCACCGGCGGCGAGAAGGATCTCACGGTCACCGCGATGCCCTATCCCGCGGACGCGCCGGCGCAACATCCGGCTCAGATGGAACACCGGGACCGTTCCGATGTGTTCGCCGGGGTGGCCGAGGGAACGGTGTGGGTGCTCGACAGCCGGCAGCGCGCCTGGACGCCCATCCGCGTTCCGGATGCCGTCGCCACCAATACCGCCGGTGACGGAACCGTATTGGTACTGCGCCGGGACGGAACTCTGAGTGCCTTCGACGTCAACACTCGTGCGGAGACAGCGCGGATTCCCTTGATCTCCGGTGGCGTACCCGCCGGGGGGCCGCAGCCGGTCGTCGATCTCGATTCCGACCGCGCCTATGTCAACAACGCGGCGGCCAAGGAGGTCTACGAGATCGACTATGCCGATGGGTTGCGCATCGCTCGCACCCTGCGCACCGAGGTCACGCCCGGACTCATGGTCGAGGCCGGCCGGTGA